The Numenius arquata chromosome 7, bNumArq3.hap1.1, whole genome shotgun sequence genome has a window encoding:
- the EFHB gene encoding EF-hand domain-containing family member B → MAGQLRPIYEGKFTERFPELSAAGKLFPAGETAASCLTEVLPRPITPTTVRKFRNTTNPAPGVERIFYGRADDPDIAAHLTHGIESRSSLSAASLMNPLPKTNFQQNTQDKKEAIYFSNRQAPLGRSHDQSAMLHEGLDIINTTFGTKVVQDVSAGELINPPKTFEEVDKDSREGHNLYVVSHNDYFVGEPKNRKYDSPNFSKFFVYGKETPHFKDGRNVSKSLNWLCDLELKKAAKIVSKRSDGFKEKFQPQLGKVLDPIAETMNVPPDHTFGMLLRPDECGVGDLLHCRVPCEFLRGKDRERAVLAAVRQSLKKANYENFDILLEAFRHYDKNGDGMIDKNDLRKSCYQFNLNLDDELLDSLFDYCDLDKDGLINYLEFANFLNWKDKMAVKEFEEKIITKGKNLGAPVLPEDTNVEPLLNQEDLELKEAGSSEKTPKTLTRSTDNVFANYQTTSSQYNAVVGGLPATCYPVCGVPTIRSDIPAPRIRRISDRTNYGDEGDAYTLLFPSVFSQKGVYERDFFKTRPKAEIAQILRNVGVNISDERFEEIWKEACLKHQNEEVCLESIRGVLDEIDGSHTKTSC, encoded by the exons ATGGCGGGGCAGCTCCGGCCCATCTACGAGGGGAAGTTCACCGAGAGGTTTCCCGAGTTGTCGGCC GCTGGAAAGTTGTTTCCCGCTGGCGAGACGGCTGCGAGTTGCCTCACCGAGGTGTTACCCAGG CCCATTACTCCAACTACTGTGCGAAAGTTTCGAAATACAACAAATCCAGCTCCTGGTGTTGAAAGAATATTCTACGGCAGAGCAGATGATCCTGACATTGCAGCTCACTTGACACATGGCATAGAGTCACGTTCTTCGCTCAGT GCAGCTTCATTGATGAATCCACTTCCTAAAACTAATTTTCAACAAAACACACAAGACAAAAAAGAAGCAATCTACTTTAGTAATCGTCAAGCACCCTTGGGCAGATCACATGATCAATCTGCGATGTTACATGAGGGCTTGGATATAATTAATACTACATTTGGAACAAAAGTTGTCCAAG ATGTGTCAGCTGGAGAGCTCATAAATCCACCAAAAACTTTTGAGGAAGTGGATAAAGACTCCAGAGAAGGACACAATCTGTATGTTGTGTCACACAATGATTATTTTGTGG GGGAACCAAAAAATAGGAAGTATGACTCGCCAAACTTCAGCAAGTTTTTTGTTTATGGAAAAGAAACTCCTCACTTCAAAGATGGGCGAAATGTATCCAAATCCCTAAACTGGCTCTGTGATCTGGAATT gaaaaaagcagcaaaaattgtATCAAAACGAAGTGATGGTTTTAAGGAAAAATTTCAACCTCAGCTTGGAAAAGTCCTTGATCC TATAGCAGAAACTATGAATGTTCCCCCAGACCATACATTTGGAATGTTACTCCGTCCAGATGAATGTG GCGTTGGTGATCTTCTTCACTGCCGGGTTCCATGTGAGTTCCTCCGTGGTAAAGACAGAGAGCGAGCTGTCTTGGCTGCAGTTCGGCAAAGTTTGAAGAAAGCTAACTATGAGAATTTTGACATATTACTAGAAGCATTCAGGCATTATGATAAG aATGGTGATGGAATGATAGACAAGAATGACCTGCGAAAGTCCTGTTATCAGTTTAATCTGAATCTAGATGATGAGCTCCTGGATTCCTTGTTTGACTATTGTGATTTGGATAAAGACGGTCTGATTAATTATCTGGAGTTTGCAAACTTTCTCAACTGGAAAGACAAAATGGCTGTtaaagaatttgaagaaaaaataattacaaaag GGAAAAATCTAGGTGCTCCTGTTCTCCCAGAAGACACAAATGTCGAGCCACTGCTGAACCAGGAAGATCTTGAGTTAAAAGAAGCTGGAAGCTCAGAAAAGACACCAAAAACACTTACGAGATCAACAGATAATGTATTTGCAAATTATCAAACAACTTCTTCTCAGTATAATGCTGTAGTAGGTGGTCTCCCAGCAACTT GTTATCCAGTGTGTGGTGTTCCAACTATTCGTTCAGATATTCCTGCTCCTCGAATTCGCCGCATCAGTGACAGAACAAATTATGGTGATGAGGGCGATGCTTATACATTATTGTTCCCTTCTGTCTTCAGTCAAAAGGGAGTATATGAAAGAGACTTTTTTAAAACAAGACCAAAGGCAGAG ATTGCACAAATTCTCCGCAACGTTGGCGTGAACATTTCAGATGAAAGGTTTGAAGAGATATGGAAGGAAGCCTGTTTGAAACATCAGAATGAAGAGGTTTGTCTAGAAAGTATCAGGGGTGTACTGGATGAGATAGATGGATCACACACCAAAACCAGTTGCTAA